Proteins encoded together in one Urocitellus parryii isolate mUroPar1 chromosome 3, mUroPar1.hap1, whole genome shotgun sequence window:
- the Prame gene encoding melanoma antigen preferentially expressed in tumors, giving the protein MSNPSLPKLLELAAYSLLSNEASAISALEEFTVNLFPPLLTAAFAKGHEKALKALVQAWPFPFLRLGSLIVQWPKQDSLQAVLDGLEDFPAHGAYPRRSELRVLDLTLDFDQVQSKKVSEALAMFPFWLPSTVKAPRPQAMVKSNPEEDTRRGPKKLWEPVELHMDLFLRVPFKLDPFLAGLLTKVEQSGGSLRLCCRKLHIEEMPFNSLVGILKTLELGFMQELEVFDWFRALSEQRLFATQLGRICNLRSLKLAYYHWAFSPVSEQSSSYFLSQLSKLGHLQKLHLSYSYLSGNLHQVLSCLQSPLHALEICSCTLLNTDIIYLSQSLHVTCLKKLDLSGNDLSYMVPGSLETLLEKISGTLQHLNLNHCQLKDAHLSAILPALCHCSWLHYLGLSDNPISQASLLSLLEHTAGLMELKQVLYPIPVECCTYLHGLSWGPVNKDKMYQVQAKIQNLLQAVQRADMQWRPHCPSPCP; this is encoded by the exons ATGAGCAATCCATCCCTACCCAAGCTCTTGGAACTCGCAGCCTACAGCCTGCTAAGCAATGAGGCCTCTGCTATATCTGCCTTGGAAGAGTTCACTGTCAACCTCTTCCCACCACTGCTCACTGCTGCATTTGCCAAGGGGCATGAGAAGGCTCTAAAGGCCctggtgcaggcctggcccttccCCTTTCTCCGACTGGGCTCTCTGATAGTACAGTGGCCCAAACAAGATAGCTTGCAAGCTGTGCTGGATGGGCTGGAGGACTTCCCTGCTCATGGGGCCTATCCCAG GAGGTCAGAACTGAGGGTGCTGGATTTGACTCTGGACTTTGATCAGGTCCAGAGTAAAAAGGTTTCTGAGGCCTTGGCCATGTTCCCATTTTGGTTACCATCAACAGTCAAGGCACCAAGGCCCCAGGCCATGGTTAAGAGCAATCCAGAAGAGGACACAAGAAGAGGACCAAAAAAGCTGTGGGAACCTGTGGAATTACACATGGATCTTTTCCTGAGAGTCCCCTTCAAGTTGGATCCATTCCTCGCAGGCCTCCTGACAAAAGTGGAACAGAGCGGTGGGTCCCTGCGCCTCTGCTGTAGGAAGCTGCACATTGAGGAAATGCCCTTTAACAGCCTGGTAGGGATCTTGAAGACACTGGAGCTGGGTTTCATGCAGGAGCTAGAGGTGTTTGACTGGTTCCGGGCACTGTCTGAGCAGAGGCTGTTTGCAACACAGCTGGGGAGGATCTGCAACCTGCGCAGCCTCAAGCTGGCCTACTACCACTGGGCCTTCTCCCCAGTGAGTGAGCAGTCCTCCAGCTACTTTCTTTCACAGCTTAGCAAGCTGGGCCACCTCCAGAAGCTCCACCTCTCCTACTCCTACCTCTCAGGCAACCTACATCAAGTGCTCAG CTGTCTGCAGTCCCCACTGCATGCCCTGGAGATTTGTTCCTGCACACTTCTGAACACCGACATCATCTACTTATCCCAGAGCCTTCATGTCACCTGCCTGAAGAAGTTGGATCTGAGTGGCAACGACCTTTCCTACATGGTCCCTGGTTCCTTAGAGACCCTGCTAGAGAAGATCTCAGGGACACTCCAGCACCTGAACCTGAACCACTGCCAGCTAAAGGATGCCCACCTCAGTGCCATCCTGCCAGCcctgtgccactgctcctggctccaTTACTTGGGCCTGTCTGACAATCCCATATCCCaagccagcctcctgagcctgctGGAACACACAGCAGGGCTGATGGAGTtgaagcaggtgctctaccccaTCCCAGTTGAGTGCTGCACATACCTGCATGGCCTCTCCTGGGGTCCTGTCAACAAAGACAAGATGTACCAGGTGCAGGCTAAGATACAGAATCTGTTGCAGGCTGTGCAGAGAGCCGACATGCAATGGAGGCCCCACTGCCCTAGCCCTTGCCCATGA